The DNA sequence AAGAACAACTAATTAATCCTAAAGAAATTGTGTATAATGAGCCACAATATTCAAATGATGTGAATCAAGGCTATCCTATCAGTTATGATGCTAATCCTTATGAAGGTATCATTGAAATTACTTTTTCACAAGGGCCAGAAATTCACGTCTATGATGCAACAATGGTAGCAGTTGGTGATATCTTGCTTCATGACACAGTTTATAATGATTTTCGCTTAGAAGAAGATACCTTCGATTTCAGCCCGTTATTGGAAAATGTAAAACCATATATTGAGCCAGCAGATTTTGGGTTTGCCAATCAAGAAACAAATATTGGAGGTGTTGAAGTTGGATTATCTTCTTATCCTAATTTTAACAGTCCTTATGAAATTGCAAGAGATTTAATTAATGTTGGATTCAATATGTTTGCTCGTGCTAATAATCATACGTTAGATAAAGGGGAATCTGGAGTTTTAGCTGCCGAGAAAAATTGGGAAATGTTCGAGGGAATTATTACGGCTGGATCAACTGATTCTAAAGAAAAACGTGATCAGATTTCTGTCATTGAAAAGAACGGAATTAAATTAGCTTTATTGGCCTATTCTTATGGATTTAATGGTTATCGTGTCCCAGACGATAAATCTTATTTAGCGAATGAGTTTGATTATGAACAAGCTGCGATTGATATTGAAAAAGCAAAAAGTGTCTCTGATGTGATTGTCGTTTCGATGCATTGGGGAGTGGAATATTCAAATACTCCAAGTGAAGCACAAATTGAACAAGCTCAATGGCTAGCCGATCAAGGTGTTCATGTGATTATCGGAAGCCATCCTCATGTGTTACAACCGATGGATCGTTTAATTGGGAAAGATGGAAATGAAACAGTTGTTGCTTATTCATTAGGTAATTTTATTTCAGGTCAGGTTGGACTTGAACGCCTAGTAGGTGGTATCATGAAGATTGATATTAAGAAAACAACAATTGGTGATGGGGTCAAAATTGAAATAGGTCAACCTCAGTTTATGCCGACTTATAATTATGCTGAAGCTTCAACTAAAGGTTATCGATTAGTACCATTGATTGACTCTGCACAAGCAGAGTATTTTGAATCTATCAAAGCGTTAATGGAGACTTACTCACCAAATGTCGATGTTGTTGACTATATTACTTATGGTGAATTAGAAAAATAAAGTTTTTAAAAGGTGGTGAAGAGATGCCAAAAGGTGTGGGATCAACAATTGCTCAAAATAAAAAAGCTGGGCATGATTATTTCATCGAAGATACCTTTGAAGCGGGATTAGTTCTTCAGGGAACAGAGATTAAGTCAATTCGCGCGGGGAAAGTTAATTTACGTGATTCATTCGTTCGAATTGAGCGTAATGAGGCTTTTGTTCACAATATGCATATTTCTCATTATGAGCAAGGAAATAGATTTAATCACGATCCACTTCGTACAAGAAAGTTATTACTTCATAAACGTGAAATTGCTCGTTTAATTGGAGTTCAAAAAATGGGAGGATACTCTTTAATCCCATTAAAGTTATACATTAAAGATGGTTATGCGAAGCTATTATTCGGGATTGCTAAAGGTAAGAAAAATTATGATAAGCGCCAAGATTTAAAAGCAAAAGATGCTAATCGTCAAATTGAAAAAGCATTACGTGATCGTCAAAAATATTAATTTTAAAAAGGTAATACATTGGATTCCGATGTATTACCTTTTTTGCTTAGGGATATATTAATGGGTGTTTGTTGCTAATAAAAATAGGATGTGATTTTAATGAAGGAAAAAGTCATTATTATTGGGGCAGGGATTGGAGGATTAGCCACTGCTTTGAGATTATTAAATGCTGGATATGAAGTAGTTATATATGAAAAAGAAGATAAGGTAGGAGGAAGAGTTAATCGTATTCAGGAAAAGGGATATACATTTGATTTAACCGCCACGATTTCTATGATGCCTCAAGAGTTTTATTTGCTTTTTGAAGAGTTAGGATTGAGATTAGAAGACTATATAGAAATAAGCTATCCTAAATCGCTATATTATACCTTTTTTAAAGATGGAACCTATTATGATTTTTCTACTGATTTAATTAAATTAAATAGGCAATTAGAATCTATTTCTACTAAAGATGCAGTAGGCTATTTTCAATTAATGAGTGATATTTATGAGAAATATCAACTTGCTAATCAAGCGTTTTTAAGTCAATCGTGTGATCAAGCTTCATCATTTTTTACATTTAAACATTTAAAAGAAATTTTTAAGTTAGAACCATTGAGTAATGTTTATGATTATGTTTCTAAATTTATTAAGGATGAAAAATTAAAAGAGTATATCTGCTTTCAAACAATGTATATTGGAATGTCGCCCTATGATTGTTCAATTATTTATACTTTATTACCAGGTGTGTCACAATTTTATGGATTACCGCATTTAAAGGGAGGGATGTATCGTCTTGTGGAAGTCATGGAGCAACTGATTAAAGAGTGGGGAGGAATTATTCATAC is a window from the Turicibacter bilis genome containing:
- a CDS encoding CapA family protein, which gives rise to MMKKLKSIKWRNVILFLFVMVGLLVLAQSFVLPDMIGWNVDRVKHYEAGNDITIVYQNVYSDTVPYGTVANQEKCNKNEECDVVLTFSKGEDVSSQSESEIKAYLNQLVEEQLINPKEIVYNEPQYSNDVNQGYPISYDANPYEGIIEITFSQGPEIHVYDATMVAVGDILLHDTVYNDFRLEEDTFDFSPLLENVKPYIEPADFGFANQETNIGGVEVGLSSYPNFNSPYEIARDLINVGFNMFARANNHTLDKGESGVLAAEKNWEMFEGIITAGSTDSKEKRDQISVIEKNGIKLALLAYSYGFNGYRVPDDKSYLANEFDYEQAAIDIEKAKSVSDVIVVSMHWGVEYSNTPSEAQIEQAQWLADQGVHVIIGSHPHVLQPMDRLIGKDGNETVVAYSLGNFISGQVGLERLVGGIMKIDIKKTTIGDGVKIEIGQPQFMPTYNYAEASTKGYRLVPLIDSAQAEYFESIKALMETYSPNVDVVDYITYGELEK
- the smpB gene encoding SsrA-binding protein SmpB; this translates as MPKGVGSTIAQNKKAGHDYFIEDTFEAGLVLQGTEIKSIRAGKVNLRDSFVRIERNEAFVHNMHISHYEQGNRFNHDPLRTRKLLLHKREIARLIGVQKMGGYSLIPLKLYIKDGYAKLLFGIAKGKKNYDKRQDLKAKDANRQIEKALRDRQKY